From the genome of Vicia villosa cultivar HV-30 ecotype Madison, WI linkage group LG2, Vvil1.0, whole genome shotgun sequence, one region includes:
- the LOC131651333 gene encoding protein MAIN-LIKE 1-like: MGFPVLLALSRITHPWVVRRRGGAIDGMRQRGRQRREADGEGQQGAAPEVGPQHPAFPGGPIDTSLLVRYQRHVACHLWLGEERRPKPTLKVAAHGSKLIGWVPAMLPRQMANWLVASGLSSLQHTSLARVDTHLLSAFVERWHPETSSFHMPFGEMTITLDDVSCLLHVPIRGQLVDPDVVVTDYDAIHLAVELFGVSLSDATTEASAVRGPYYKLDWLKQVFEQQRAANNFTGAMRADMMLLLGCTILADKTFTLVEAKYLPLLRYLDTCGSYCWGAAALVTLYRYLGDASFYSCKQLDGYASLLQCWIHEYFPTVGKRGTSGLCGIDSPMARAMKWEYRQGTQKVADIRAVLDQLTPHDIVWRPFEDHRVHRPFDDICLYRGGLKWFGTVVLYLPDRCLRQFGYRQYIPTAPPNVDTLDVDVEWVTYMQSVLQVTRSHDDPPAAFATMPYETDNDYLPWYYTVSHPRLRAPQDDEPMEVPVPVYDEGPSDPRLSYISHELHHYLQRHQAVPEDEQFLEIFRALRLAQGGPLPREGPITYDNESD; encoded by the exons ATGGGGTTTCCGGTTCTTCTTGCCCTCAGCCGGATAACCCACCCTTGGG tggtTCGAAGAAGAGGAGGTGCGATCGATGGAATGCGTCAAAGAGGAAGACAACGTCGAGAGGCTGATGGCGAGGGACAGCAGGGAGCTGCTCCTGAGGTTGGTCCGCAGCATCCGGCATTTCCCGGAGGACCTATTGATACATCTTTATTGGTTAGATATCAGAGGCACGTTGCCTGTCATTTATGGTTGGGCGAG GAGAGACGACCAAAACCGACCTTAAAGGTTGCTGCACATGGCAGCAAATTAATAGGATGGGTTCCGGCAATGCTCCCAAGGCAGATGGCAAATTGGTTAGTTGCATCTGGCCTGTCATCTTTGCAGCATACTAGTTTGGCCAGGGTAGATACGCATCTCTTATCTGCTTTTGTTGAGAGATGGCATCCTGAAACATCGTCATTTCATATGCCGTTCGGCGAGATGACCATCACGCTAGACGATGTTTCTTGTCTTCTTCATGTACCGATTAGGGGCCAGCTGGTTGACCCCGATGTTGTTGTCACCGATTATGATGCTATCCATCTAGCTGTTGAGTTGTTTGGTGTTTCGCTGAGTGATGCAACTACAGAGGCTTCTGCTGTAAGGGGTCCTTACTATAAATTGGATTGGTTAAAGCAAGTTTTTGAGCAACAAAGAGCTGCGAATAACTTTACAGGCGCTATGAGAGCAGACATGATGTTGCTATTAGGTTGTACCATTCTTGCCGACAAGACTTTTACTCTTGTCGAGGCAAAATATCTTCCACTTTTGAGATATTTGGATACTTGTGGAAGCTATTGCTGGGGGGCAGCTGCACTGGTTACTCTGTACAGATACTTAGGGGATGCCTCATTTTATTCATGCAAGCAGCTTGACGGTTATGCCTCTCTTCTTCAG TGTTGGATTCATGAGTACTTTCCAACTGTTGGAAAGAGAGGTACTTCTGGGTTATGTGGCATTGATAGTCCGATGGCTAGGGCGATGAAATGGGAATATAGGCAGGGGACGCAAAAAGTGGCTGACATCCGAGCTGTGTTAGATCAGTTGACTCCTCACGATATTGTATGGCGCCCTTTTGAGGATCATCGGGTGCACCGTCCTTTTGATGATATCTGTTTGTATCGGGGTGGTTTGAAGTGGTTTGGTACTGTAGTTCTATATTTACCTGACAGATGCTTACGTCAGTTTGGATACAGACAGTACATACCGACTGCTCCTCCTAACGTAGACACACTTGATGTGGATGTTGAGTGGGTTACATATATGCAGAGTGTGTTGCAGGTGACCCGATCCCACGATGATCCCCCAGCTGCTTTTGCCACCATGCCATACGAGACAGACAATGATTATTTGCCGTGGTATTATACGGTGTCACATCCTCGTTTGAGAGCACCACAGGATGATGAGCCGATGGAGGTACCAGTGCCTGTCTATGACGAAGGACCGTCAGACCCGAGATTATCATATATATCTCATGAGCTTCATCATTACTTACAGCGTCATCAGGCTGTTCCTGAAGACGAACAGTTTCTGGAGATATTTAGAGCACTCAGACTTGCACAGGGCGGACCATTACCTAGGGAAGGTCCAATTACTTATGACAATGAGTCTGATTGA